From the genome of Streptomyces sp. NBC_01116, one region includes:
- a CDS encoding helix-turn-helix domain-containing protein gives MTPSPSSSAQAAREVVAKRLRDLRKGAGLTVTELAAGCGWHHAKTSRIENARTAPSTSDIRRWCRAADAEALAEDLIAQSLHAESMYTEWRHQIRHGLKQLQNSSTAFFRRTELFRVYSSSLVPGFLQTEGYAAAILGMSARFRELPVDDSAEAARARVDRSRIIHERGRRFVLLIEQAVLHYRIGDADAVAAQLGHLLTAGALPAVSLGIIPTTAHRQQWPRETFHVYDDSLVSVELVSARVRITQPSEIALYASAFEELRQTAVYGAQARALIVKAIDSLG, from the coding sequence ATGACCCCCTCCCCCTCCTCCTCGGCCCAGGCCGCGCGCGAAGTCGTCGCAAAGCGATTGCGCGACCTCCGCAAGGGAGCCGGGCTCACGGTCACCGAGCTCGCCGCCGGGTGCGGCTGGCACCACGCCAAGACGTCCCGCATCGAGAACGCCCGCACCGCCCCTTCTACAAGCGACATCCGCCGCTGGTGTCGTGCCGCCGATGCGGAGGCACTGGCCGAAGACCTCATCGCCCAGTCGCTCCACGCCGAGTCGATGTACACCGAGTGGCGCCACCAGATCCGCCACGGACTCAAGCAGTTGCAGAACAGCTCAACCGCGTTCTTCCGGCGGACCGAGCTCTTCCGCGTCTACTCCTCCTCGCTCGTGCCAGGGTTCCTTCAGACCGAGGGGTACGCGGCTGCCATCCTCGGAATGAGCGCCCGCTTCCGCGAGCTGCCGGTCGACGACAGCGCCGAAGCTGCCCGCGCCCGGGTCGACCGCTCGCGCATCATCCACGAGCGGGGCCGCCGCTTCGTTCTCCTCATCGAGCAGGCCGTACTCCACTACCGGATCGGCGACGCCGACGCGGTGGCCGCCCAGCTCGGCCACCTCCTCACCGCCGGCGCCCTTCCGGCTGTGTCGCTCGGCATCATCCCGACCACGGCGCACCGCCAGCAGTGGCCGCGCGAGACGTTCCACGTCTACGACGACTCCCTCGTCTCGGTCGAGCTGGTCTCGGCCCGGGTCCGGATCACCCAGCCCAGCGAGATCGCCTTGTACGCGAGCGCATTCGAGGAGCTGCGGCAGACCGCGGTGTACGGCGCGCAGGCGCGGGCCCTGATCGTGAAGGCCATCGACTCCCTCGGCTGA
- a CDS encoding bifunctional 5,10-methylenetetrahydrofolate dehydrogenase/5,10-methenyltetrahydrofolate cyclohydrolase encodes MSATQTAQLMDGTSLAKRIVEEAAAKAAEISQGTGTAPCLATVLVGEDPASVTYVRMKRARCAKAGIQSRHISLPATTTTAELIDTLAGLSADPEVHGILLQHPCGPHIDERAAFEAIAPEKDVDGVTMHSFAAMSFGLPGFVSCTPGGIMRLLEAYDVDLAGKRAVVVGRSAILGKPVGMLLLAKDATVTYCHSRTADLSAVIREADVVVAAVGRPRLIRGEDIKPGAIVIDAGYNPGNVGDVDFDTAFTRARLITPVPGGVGPMTIAVLLAQTVDAAASQLGIQHH; translated from the coding sequence GTGTCCGCGACTCAGACGGCCCAGCTCATGGACGGCACCAGCCTTGCCAAGCGCATCGTCGAAGAGGCTGCTGCCAAGGCGGCGGAGATTTCACAAGGCACGGGCACTGCCCCGTGTCTGGCGACCGTATTGGTAGGAGAGGACCCCGCGTCGGTCACGTACGTCCGCATGAAGCGGGCGAGGTGCGCAAAGGCAGGTATCCAGTCCCGGCACATCAGTCTGCCTGCCACGACCACGACCGCTGAGCTGATCGACACCCTCGCCGGCCTGTCCGCCGATCCGGAGGTGCACGGCATCCTGCTCCAGCATCCTTGCGGCCCGCACATCGACGAGCGCGCGGCGTTCGAGGCGATCGCCCCGGAGAAGGATGTCGACGGGGTCACGATGCACTCCTTCGCCGCGATGAGCTTTGGCCTGCCGGGCTTCGTGTCCTGCACGCCGGGCGGCATCATGCGACTACTGGAGGCATACGACGTCGACCTCGCCGGCAAGCGCGCCGTCGTCGTGGGCCGCAGCGCAATCCTCGGCAAGCCGGTGGGCATGCTCCTGCTCGCCAAGGACGCAACGGTGACCTACTGCCACTCCCGCACGGCCGACCTGTCGGCGGTCATCCGGGAAGCGGACGTCGTGGTAGCGGCCGTGGGACGCCCCCGGCTGATCCGGGGTGAGGACATCAAGCCCGGCGCGATCGTGATCGATGCCGGATACAACCCGGGCAACGTCGGCGACGTGGACTTCGACACCGCCTTCACCCGCGCCCGTCTGATCACCCCGGTGCCTGGCGGCGTCGGGCCTATGACCATCGCCGTTCTGCTCGCACAGACCGTGGACGCCGCCGCAAGCCAGCTCGGAATCCAGCACCACTGA
- a CDS encoding ArsR/SmtB family transcription factor: MADDVFKALADPTRRRILDELTERNSQTLFEICARLATRHGLGLSRQAVSQHLAVLEAAGLVVSRREGRYKFHDLDTEPLEHIAGRWLGPKPPQTPESTP, from the coding sequence ATGGCGGACGATGTCTTCAAGGCCCTGGCCGACCCCACCCGGCGGCGCATCCTCGACGAGCTGACGGAACGGAACAGTCAGACCCTGTTCGAGATATGTGCGCGGCTCGCGACCAGGCACGGTCTGGGCCTGTCCCGCCAGGCGGTCAGCCAGCACCTGGCCGTCCTGGAGGCGGCGGGCCTGGTCGTCTCGCGCCGCGAGGGCCGCTACAAGTTCCACGACCTCGACACCGAACCCCTTGAGCACATCGCCGGCCGATGGCTCGGGCCGAAGCCACCACAGACACCGGAGAGCACCCCATGA
- a CDS encoding VOC family protein, translating to MRINLTSVFVEDQEKALRFYTDVLGFRKKHDVPLGGEDRWLTLVSPEDPEGTELLLEPNKHPAVRPYTTALVEDGIPATAFAVDDVQAEFERLSKLGVRFTQEPAEMGAVTTAVLDDTVGNLIQIMHSA from the coding sequence ATGAGGATCAACCTGACCAGCGTCTTCGTCGAAGACCAGGAGAAGGCCCTGCGCTTCTACACGGACGTCCTGGGCTTCCGGAAGAAGCACGACGTCCCGCTCGGCGGCGAGGACCGCTGGCTGACCCTGGTCTCGCCGGAGGACCCCGAAGGCACCGAACTCCTCCTGGAGCCGAACAAGCACCCCGCCGTGAGGCCGTACACGACGGCCCTGGTCGAGGACGGCATCCCCGCCACCGCCTTCGCCGTGGACGACGTACAGGCCGAGTTCGAGCGACTGAGCAAGCTCGGCGTGCGGTTCACCCAGGAGCCGGCGGAGATGGGCGCCGTCACCACAGCGGTCCTGGACGACACCGTCGGCAACCTGATCCAGATCATGCACAGCGCATAG
- a CDS encoding ATP-binding protein translates to MVGMTGKKTPAAAETARREEAPPLPHRFGLTANGYGSLSRQFPSTPRGAQLVRRTVVRQLGYWGFGPMTDATCAVALVLGELAANAVCHGRLRGRNFHVRVEYEGSASRFRIEVSDAVLGRTPEDPKLPPDDQESGRGLFLVECLASRWGWEPRNPIGKTVWAEVAAARPPGGPGSPGED, encoded by the coding sequence ATGGTCGGCATGACCGGCAAGAAGACGCCCGCGGCGGCGGAGACCGCCCGACGGGAAGAGGCCCCGCCCCTCCCGCACCGCTTCGGGCTGACTGCCAACGGCTACGGGAGCCTGTCGCGGCAGTTCCCCTCGACACCCCGGGGAGCACAGCTCGTCCGTCGCACGGTGGTGCGGCAGCTGGGGTACTGGGGGTTCGGGCCGATGACGGACGCGACGTGCGCGGTGGCCCTGGTGCTGGGGGAGCTGGCAGCCAACGCGGTGTGCCACGGGCGGCTCCGGGGGCGGAACTTCCATGTGCGGGTGGAGTACGAGGGTTCCGCGAGCCGTTTCCGTATCGAGGTCTCGGACGCCGTCCTCGGCCGGACGCCCGAGGACCCGAAGCTGCCGCCGGACGATCAGGAGTCGGGGCGCGGCCTGTTCCTGGTGGAGTGCCTGGCGTCGCGCTGGGGGTGGGAGCCCCGGAATCCGATCGGGAAGACGGTGTGGGCGGAGGTGGCGGCGGCGAGGCCTCCGGGTGGTCCGGGGTCTCCGGGCGAGGACTGA
- a CDS encoding Scr1 family TA system antitoxin-like transcriptional regulator, producing the protein MAALFGSRVRKLRTAAGLTQTDVGALTHVVGSRIAQIERATGAKPTLELTRALDRELVADDLLIDLWPYVYREAFPDWSRAFIAYSARAAVVREYASHAVPGLLQTPEYARALLSVGHTLRDSEHLEERLAARLDRQVRLTGPDRPELWIILDEAVLRRPIGGSAVMRGQLEKLLRMAEEPNITIQVLPFDQGAHGSLGGSLTVLVMPDGTEVAYTEGAHHGQLTEEPDDVERFVLTYDQLRAMALPPLMSLAMIRSVLEADNRAASVPSRSDRRRLAQQQLQQPGGRQLRTGGGRIPRRRPRP; encoded by the coding sequence ATGGCCGCGCTCTTCGGATCGCGCGTACGCAAGTTACGTACGGCGGCCGGGCTCACCCAGACCGACGTGGGCGCACTCACGCATGTGGTCGGCAGCCGCATCGCCCAGATCGAGCGCGCGACCGGGGCGAAGCCGACGCTGGAGCTGACCCGGGCCCTGGACAGGGAGCTGGTCGCGGACGACCTGCTGATCGACCTCTGGCCGTACGTGTACCGGGAGGCGTTCCCTGACTGGTCGCGGGCGTTCATCGCATACTCGGCCCGTGCGGCGGTGGTTCGCGAGTACGCCTCGCATGCCGTGCCCGGCCTGCTGCAAACACCGGAGTACGCGCGGGCGTTGCTGAGCGTGGGACACACGCTGCGGGACTCCGAGCACCTGGAGGAACGTCTCGCGGCCCGGCTCGACCGACAGGTTCGGCTGACCGGCCCGGACCGGCCGGAGCTGTGGATCATCCTCGACGAGGCCGTGCTGCGCCGGCCGATCGGCGGATCCGCCGTGATGCGCGGCCAGTTGGAGAAGCTGCTCAGGATGGCCGAGGAGCCCAACATCACGATCCAGGTGCTGCCGTTCGACCAGGGCGCGCACGGCTCGCTGGGCGGTTCCCTCACTGTGCTGGTGATGCCGGACGGCACCGAGGTCGCCTACACGGAGGGCGCGCACCACGGCCAGTTGACCGAGGAACCGGACGATGTCGAACGGTTCGTTCTCACTTACGATCAGCTCAGGGCGATGGCACTGCCGCCGCTGATGTCACTCGCCATGATCCGATCCGTGTTGGAGGCCGATAACCGTGCAGCGAGTGTCCCGTCCCGATCTGACCGCCGCCGCCTGGCGCAGCAGCAGCTACAGCAACCAGGAGGGCGGCAACTGCGTACAGGTGGCGGACGGATTCCCCGGCGTCGTCCCCGTCCGTGA
- a CDS encoding DUF397 domain-containing protein yields MADGFPGVVPVRDSKNPHGPALVPADAAWAAFIAGVVAR; encoded by the coding sequence GTGGCGGACGGATTCCCCGGCGTCGTCCCCGTCCGTGACAGCAAGAACCCCCACGGCCCCGCCCTGGTGCCGGCCGATGCCGCCTGGGCGGCGTTCATCGCCGGAGTCGTCGCCCGCTGA
- a CDS encoding ATP-binding protein, protein MPKPAPASQHRPRKTPRAAIAPLVAVLSASAVAGAVAATLAPSEARGWVVAVVLTAWVALAVTLATAHGVTRRARRSASAEGAEAERLKAALAALETDTAHTADVALPALIQLVRGGVTAADALGRVPLPRSPRQRKLLHVLATTVEGQTQQTASLRTESTRVHDELGAENARLREELRALTSEVDRFTRETLPGVVARLRDGESGATVLSEVYLPEQPLLRASVEAVLRELSLSERRALAATTASAKALSRVQAKSVSMLADLRTMQERHGEEVFGDLLKLDHSTSQLGLMTDRLALLMGGRPSRAWNRPIVMESILRGAVGRIAAYQRVRLHCSSNVSISGFAAEGVMHLLAELMDNAANFSPPIDEVHVYVEERGTGIVVTIEDSGLKMADAAMRRAADSVAGRTTDLATLQGTRLGLAVVGRLALKHRISVNYRPSSRGGTGVVVLLPRHLIAQEPRENHPAPMQRAVAAPAAPAATPPAPASPAPPAPPAPLAPAASAFPAPLPAPEPTPVQPPSPGYTQPPAAPAPLTPSVPEAVAPAPVTPRDPFAPRDPFAPRDPFAPRDPFAPPAPAAAENHLVVRPRQPGRGAGGPAVSSTPGGLPVRTPGRTMAEADRERGRHRGSPAPAAPGDPRGTAPRTSPPRSAGQQFGAFGRGTKAGGNPGSTPGNPEGRAGDLDGRAAGPDGGTVPPTTAP, encoded by the coding sequence ATGCCGAAACCCGCACCAGCCAGCCAGCACCGGCCGAGGAAGACGCCCAGGGCCGCGATAGCCCCGCTTGTGGCCGTGTTGTCGGCGAGTGCCGTCGCCGGAGCCGTGGCAGCGACTCTGGCGCCCTCGGAAGCGCGCGGCTGGGTTGTGGCGGTGGTTCTCACCGCCTGGGTGGCTCTGGCCGTCACGCTCGCCACCGCTCACGGCGTCACCCGGCGGGCCCGGCGCTCGGCCTCGGCCGAGGGCGCGGAGGCCGAACGGCTCAAGGCCGCCCTGGCCGCTCTCGAAACGGACACGGCGCACACCGCCGACGTGGCGCTGCCCGCGTTGATCCAGCTGGTACGCGGTGGGGTGACGGCCGCCGACGCCCTCGGCCGGGTCCCGTTGCCGCGCAGCCCGCGTCAGCGCAAGCTGCTCCACGTCCTCGCGACCACGGTCGAAGGGCAGACGCAGCAGACCGCCTCGCTGCGGACGGAGAGCACCCGGGTCCACGACGAGCTGGGGGCGGAGAACGCCCGGCTCCGTGAGGAGCTGCGTGCGCTGACCTCCGAGGTCGACCGGTTCACCCGCGAGACGCTGCCGGGCGTGGTCGCCAGGCTCCGTGACGGCGAGTCCGGCGCCACGGTGCTGTCCGAGGTGTACCTGCCGGAACAGCCGCTGCTGCGCGCGTCGGTCGAGGCGGTCCTCCGGGAGCTCTCGCTCAGCGAGCGCCGTGCTCTCGCGGCGACGACCGCGTCCGCCAAGGCGCTCAGCCGGGTCCAGGCGAAATCCGTCAGCATGCTCGCCGATCTGCGCACCATGCAGGAACGTCACGGCGAAGAGGTGTTCGGGGATCTGCTGAAGCTGGACCACAGCACCTCGCAGCTCGGCCTGATGACCGACCGGCTGGCGCTGCTGATGGGCGGCCGGCCGAGCCGCGCCTGGAACAGGCCCATCGTCATGGAGAGCATCCTGCGCGGCGCGGTCGGCCGCATCGCCGCCTACCAGCGCGTACGCCTGCACTGCTCCTCCAACGTCTCCATCTCCGGCTTCGCCGCCGAAGGCGTCATGCACCTGCTCGCCGAACTGATGGACAACGCCGCCAACTTCTCGCCGCCCATCGACGAGGTGCACGTCTACGTCGAGGAACGCGGCACCGGCATCGTCGTCACCATCGAGGACAGCGGTCTGAAGATGGCCGACGCGGCGATGCGACGGGCGGCCGACTCCGTCGCCGGCCGGACGACCGACCTCGCGACCCTCCAGGGCACCCGGCTCGGCCTCGCCGTCGTGGGACGGCTCGCGCTCAAGCACCGGATCAGCGTCAACTACCGCCCGTCCTCGCGCGGCGGCACCGGCGTGGTCGTCCTGCTCCCCCGCCATCTGATCGCGCAGGAGCCCCGCGAGAACCACCCGGCCCCGATGCAGCGGGCGGTCGCAGCGCCCGCAGCACCCGCAGCGACGCCGCCCGCGCCCGCCTCCCCGGCACCGCCCGCACCGCCCGCACCCCTCGCACCGGCCGCCTCCGCCTTCCCGGCGCCGCTGCCCGCACCCGAGCCCACCCCTGTACAGCCGCCGTCACCGGGCTACACGCAGCCGCCCGCCGCCCCCGCGCCCCTGACGCCCTCCGTGCCGGAAGCGGTCGCGCCCGCCCCCGTAACTCCGCGGGACCCGTTCGCTCCGCGGGACCCGTTCGCTCCGCGGGACCCGTTCGCTCCGCGGGACCCGTTCGCTCCGCCGGCGCCCGCTGCGGCGGAGAACCACCTCGTGGTCCGTCCGCGCCAGCCCGGACGGGGTGCCGGCGGCCCGGCGGTGAGCTCCACCCCGGGCGGCCTGCCCGTACGCACGCCCGGCCGGACCATGGCGGAGGCGGACCGGGAGCGCGGACGCCATCGCGGCTCGCCCGCGCCCGCGGCTCCGGGAGACCCGCGCGGCACCGCGCCGCGAACCTCACCGCCCCGCAGCGCGGGACAGCAGTTCGGCGCCTTCGGGCGCGGTACGAAGGCCGGTGGCAACCCCGGCAGCACTCCCGGCAATCCCGAAGGCAGGGCCGGAGACCTCGACGGCCGAGCCGCAGGACCCGACGGCGGGACCGTACCGCCGACCACCGCTCCGTAA
- a CDS encoding roadblock/LC7 domain-containing protein yields the protein MQTTDNSLTWLLQRLLEQTPGTRHALALSRDGLKLCWTEHLTLDQADQLAAICSGMQALAQGASIEFGDSTGGVRHSMTEFHGGLLFIVEAGEGAHLAVVATEEADPSVVGHQMTEMVEQIGEHLRAAPRGEVPRSAS from the coding sequence ATGCAGACCACAGACAACAGCCTCACCTGGCTCCTGCAGAGGCTCCTCGAGCAGACCCCCGGCACCCGGCACGCCCTGGCCCTGTCACGTGACGGGCTCAAGCTCTGCTGGACCGAGCACCTCACCCTCGACCAGGCCGATCAACTGGCGGCCATCTGCTCGGGCATGCAGGCGCTCGCGCAGGGCGCCTCCATCGAGTTCGGCGACAGCACCGGAGGCGTCCGGCACTCGATGACCGAGTTCCACGGCGGTCTGCTCTTCATCGTCGAAGCCGGTGAGGGCGCGCATCTGGCCGTCGTCGCCACGGAGGAGGCCGACCCCAGCGTGGTGGGCCACCAGATGACGGAGATGGTCGAGCAGATCGGCGAGCACCTGCGCGCCGCACCACGCGGCGAGGTGCCGAGGAGCGCGTCATGA
- a CDS encoding DUF742 domain-containing protein: protein MTLRPVDTGAPDRLYTVTGGRSRSADSFDLVTLVVSECRPTAGMQSEHARILDLCRHPTAVVEIAAELSLPVTVVRILLDDLHDMGRITARHPRTAASPSALPDSDLLKEVLHGLRKL, encoded by the coding sequence ATGACCCTTCGCCCCGTCGACACGGGAGCCCCCGACCGGCTCTACACGGTCACCGGCGGACGCAGCCGCTCCGCGGACTCCTTCGATCTGGTGACCCTCGTGGTCAGCGAGTGCCGGCCCACCGCCGGAATGCAGTCGGAGCACGCGCGGATCCTCGACCTGTGCCGCCACCCGACCGCCGTCGTCGAGATCGCCGCCGAACTCTCGCTTCCCGTCACCGTGGTGCGCATCCTGCTCGACGACCTCCACGACATGGGCCGTATCACCGCCCGCCACCCCCGCACCGCCGCCTCACCCAGCGCGCTCCCCGACTCCGACCTGCTGAAGGAGGTGCTGCATGGGCTCCGCAAGCTATGA
- a CDS encoding ATP/GTP-binding protein: protein MGSASYELPAQRTPLADAAETGLKIVVVGGFGVGKTTLVHSVSEIRPLNTEEVMTQAGVGVDETDGVDAKTTTTVAFDFGRISLNERIVLYLFGAPGQERFWFLWDRLFSGTLGAVVLVDTRRMDDSWYAIDRLEHHGTPFVVAVNRFDDDLAHSLDEIRQALALPEHIPMIDCDARVRRSSKNVLITLVDHLRTMAIARETTP, encoded by the coding sequence ATGGGCTCCGCAAGCTATGAGCTGCCGGCACAGCGCACACCGCTGGCCGACGCCGCGGAAACCGGCCTGAAGATAGTCGTCGTCGGAGGATTCGGCGTCGGGAAGACCACCCTCGTCCACTCGGTGAGCGAGATCCGGCCGCTGAACACCGAAGAGGTGATGACGCAGGCGGGCGTCGGGGTCGACGAGACGGACGGCGTCGACGCCAAGACGACCACCACGGTCGCCTTCGACTTCGGACGCATCAGCCTCAACGAGCGCATCGTGCTCTACCTGTTCGGCGCACCGGGCCAGGAACGCTTCTGGTTCCTGTGGGACCGGCTGTTCTCCGGCACGCTCGGCGCCGTGGTCCTCGTGGACACCCGCCGGATGGACGACTCGTGGTACGCGATCGACCGGCTGGAGCACCACGGCACACCGTTCGTGGTGGCGGTCAACCGCTTCGACGACGACCTCGCCCACTCCCTCGACGAGATCCGTCAGGCCCTGGCACTGCCCGAGCACATCCCGATGATCGACTGCGACGCCCGGGTCCGGCGGTCCAGCAAGAACGTCCTGATCACGCTCGTCGACCATCTGCGCACGATGGCCATCGCCCGGGAGACGACACCATGA
- a CDS encoding cytochrome P450, with product MSTSSPSSPSFNPQAPSGCPVGAGAGAGAGPVRLSGASYQQTPTELYRSLRRDHGAVAPVLLDGDVPAWLVLGYAELSYVTTHDELFARDSRRWNQWDSIPPDWPLMPFVGYQPSVLFTEGDEHRRRAGVITEALEGIDQFELARDCRRIADRLIADFAGSGRTELMSSYVHALPMRAVVQMCGMPVSGSDTQQLVDDLRISLDAGEGDDPVAAYGRVGDRLRQLVKDKRAAPGTDVTSRMVTHGAGLTDEEIVQDLISVIAAAQQPTANWICNTLRLLLTDERFALNVSGGRLSVGEALNEVLWLDTPTQNFIGRWAVRDTQLGGRHIRAGDCLVLGLAAANTDPEIWPESYVGAENSAHLSFSGGEHRCPYPAPLLADVMARTAVETLLEQLPDLMLAVDPAELSWRPSIWMRGLSTLPVQFSPMAQ from the coding sequence ATGAGCACCTCCAGCCCCTCCAGCCCCTCCTTCAACCCCCAGGCCCCCTCCGGCTGCCCGGTGGGCGCCGGTGCCGGTGCCGGTGCCGGCCCGGTGCGCCTTTCCGGAGCCTCCTACCAGCAGACGCCCACGGAGCTCTACCGTTCGCTGCGGCGGGATCACGGGGCGGTGGCGCCGGTGCTGCTGGACGGTGACGTTCCGGCCTGGCTGGTCCTCGGCTACGCCGAACTGTCCTACGTCACCACGCACGACGAGCTGTTCGCGAGGGACTCGCGCCGCTGGAACCAGTGGGATTCCATCCCCCCGGACTGGCCGCTGATGCCGTTCGTCGGCTACCAGCCGTCGGTGCTCTTCACCGAGGGCGACGAGCACCGGCGCAGGGCCGGCGTCATCACCGAAGCGCTCGAAGGCATCGACCAGTTCGAGTTGGCGCGCGACTGCCGCCGCATCGCCGACCGGCTCATCGCGGACTTCGCCGGAAGCGGCCGGACGGAGCTGATGAGCAGTTACGTCCACGCCCTGCCGATGCGGGCCGTGGTCCAGATGTGCGGCATGCCGGTGTCGGGCTCCGACACCCAGCAGTTGGTGGACGACCTGCGCATCTCGCTCGACGCCGGCGAGGGCGACGACCCGGTGGCGGCGTACGGACGCGTCGGCGACCGGCTGCGCCAACTGGTCAAGGACAAACGGGCGGCGCCCGGCACCGACGTCACCTCCCGCATGGTGACGCACGGGGCGGGCCTCACGGACGAGGAGATCGTCCAGGACCTGATCTCGGTGATCGCCGCCGCCCAGCAGCCCACCGCGAACTGGATCTGCAACACGCTGCGGCTGCTCCTGACCGACGAACGCTTCGCGCTGAACGTCTCCGGCGGGCGGCTCAGCGTCGGCGAGGCGCTCAACGAGGTGCTGTGGCTCGACACCCCGACGCAGAACTTCATCGGCCGCTGGGCCGTACGGGACACCCAGCTCGGCGGCCGGCACATCCGGGCGGGCGACTGCCTGGTCCTCGGGCTCGCCGCGGCCAACACCGACCCGGAGATCTGGCCGGAGAGCTACGTCGGCGCCGAGAACTCCGCGCACCTCTCGTTCAGCGGCGGCGAACACCGCTGCCCCTACCCCGCACCGCTACTGGCCGACGTGATGGCCCGTACGGCGGTGGAGACGCTGCTGGAACAGCTGCCGGACCTGATGCTGGCGGTCGACCCGGCGGAGCTCTCCTGGCGTCCTTCGATCTGGATGCGCGGGCTGTCGACGCTGCCGGTCCAGTTCAGCCCGATGGCGCAGTAG
- a CDS encoding cytochrome P450 — MRQDTPLMWHEATGSYIVSRYEDVERVFKDKEGEFTTENYDWQIEPVHGRTILQLSGREHAVRRALVAPAFRGSDLRDKFLPVIERNSRELIDGFRHSGSVDLVADYATRFPVNVIADMLGLDKSDYERFHGWYTAVIAFLGNLSGDPEVARAGERTRVEFAEYMLPIIRKRREAPGDDLLSTLCTAEVDGVRMGDEDIKAFCSLLLAAGGETTDKAIAGIFTNLLNHPEQLEAVRADRTLIPRAFAETLRYTPPVHMIMRKSATEVALGGGTVPAGSTVTCLIGAANRDEDRYRDPDVFDIFREDLTATNAFSAAADHLAFALGRHFCVGALLAKAEVEIGVGQLLDAMPDLRLADGFDPVERGVFTRGPQSLPVRFTPVSA; from the coding sequence ATGCGTCAGGACACGCCTCTGATGTGGCACGAGGCCACCGGAAGTTACATCGTCTCGCGTTACGAGGACGTCGAGCGCGTCTTCAAGGACAAAGAAGGCGAATTCACCACGGAGAACTACGACTGGCAGATCGAGCCCGTGCACGGGCGGACGATACTCCAGCTCAGCGGGCGTGAGCACGCCGTACGTCGGGCCCTGGTCGCACCGGCCTTCCGGGGCAGCGATCTGCGGGACAAGTTCTTGCCGGTCATCGAGCGCAATTCGCGCGAATTGATCGACGGGTTCCGTCATTCAGGGTCCGTCGATCTGGTCGCCGACTACGCCACCCGATTTCCCGTCAACGTCATTGCCGACATGCTCGGACTGGACAAGTCCGACTATGAGCGATTTCACGGCTGGTACACGGCCGTCATCGCGTTTCTCGGCAATCTCTCCGGTGATCCGGAGGTGGCGCGGGCCGGTGAGCGTACGCGCGTCGAGTTCGCCGAGTACATGCTGCCGATCATCCGGAAGCGGCGGGAGGCGCCGGGCGACGACCTGCTGTCGACCCTGTGCACCGCGGAGGTCGACGGTGTCCGGATGGGCGACGAGGACATCAAGGCGTTCTGCAGTCTGCTGCTGGCCGCCGGGGGCGAGACCACCGACAAGGCCATCGCCGGGATCTTCACCAACCTGCTCAACCACCCGGAGCAGCTGGAGGCGGTCCGCGCCGATCGCACCCTGATACCCCGCGCCTTCGCCGAGACGCTGCGCTACACACCGCCGGTGCACATGATCATGCGCAAGTCGGCGACGGAGGTGGCACTCGGCGGCGGCACCGTACCGGCGGGCTCCACCGTCACCTGCCTGATAGGCGCCGCCAACCGTGACGAGGACCGCTACCGCGACCCCGATGTCTTCGACATCTTCCGCGAGGACCTGACCGCGACGAACGCCTTCTCGGCGGCCGCCGACCACCTGGCCTTCGCGCTCGGCCGGCACTTCTGCGTCGGTGCCCTGCTGGCCAAGGCCGAAGTGGAGATCGGGGTGGGCCAGTTGCTGGACGCGATGCCGGACCTGCGGCTGGCCGACGGCTTCGACCCGGTCGAGCGCGGCGTCTTCACCCGAGGACCGCAGAGCCTGCCGGTCCGCTTCACGCCGGTGTCCGCCTGA